Proteins co-encoded in one Polyangiaceae bacterium genomic window:
- a CDS encoding diacylglycerol kinase family protein, with the protein MKQLLLVGNPTAQSGKNAARIERAQALFAQHGVAAELFSTLPAGATIDALAERLRLDRDEVVVSMGGDGTFREVAAAIVEASARVTLGMLPTGTANDQGKSFGLGATEAALERNVAVVVAGKCCGLDAGRLVLCDAAGSAERADYFFDSAGFGLSARVLAVRNKDRETVAKLGPLKELYRDQLVYAGALLRTFLEAQVVDDKFSAVVEADGTSHTFHGLTDLIFKGTRLYGGAWVFDKTSRPDDGQFECVVFRGKREWTSKAIVDLEGNPVTEELLNEVGVEHSKPIRAAHFDVTLAQEGEVPIAAQIDGEEHPCSHQFRVEVLTRAITLIVPEAFADVSHPTP; encoded by the coding sequence ATGAAACAACTTCTTCTCGTAGGAAACCCCACCGCCCAATCCGGCAAGAACGCCGCTCGTATCGAACGCGCTCAGGCACTGTTCGCGCAGCATGGGGTAGCAGCCGAGCTGTTCTCTACTCTGCCCGCAGGCGCAACGATCGACGCCCTGGCAGAGCGCCTTCGTCTGGACCGCGATGAAGTCGTGGTCAGCATGGGCGGTGACGGCACATTCCGTGAGGTCGCGGCCGCCATCGTGGAGGCGAGCGCGCGCGTGACCCTGGGGATGCTGCCCACGGGCACTGCCAACGATCAGGGTAAGAGCTTCGGCCTCGGCGCCACCGAGGCTGCGCTCGAGCGCAACGTCGCGGTCGTCGTCGCCGGCAAGTGCTGCGGCCTCGATGCCGGACGACTCGTGCTCTGCGACGCGGCGGGCAGTGCGGAGCGCGCGGACTATTTCTTCGACTCTGCGGGCTTTGGTCTGAGCGCACGCGTGCTGGCGGTCCGCAACAAGGATCGGGAAACCGTGGCCAAGTTGGGCCCCCTCAAGGAGCTGTACCGCGACCAACTCGTGTACGCGGGCGCTCTGCTGCGCACCTTCTTGGAAGCTCAAGTCGTCGACGACAAGTTCAGCGCCGTGGTGGAAGCCGATGGTACGAGCCACACCTTTCACGGGCTCACCGATCTGATCTTCAAGGGAACGCGCCTCTACGGCGGCGCCTGGGTCTTCGACAAGACCAGTCGCCCTGACGACGGTCAGTTCGAATGCGTGGTGTTCCGCGGCAAGCGGGAATGGACCAGCAAGGCCATCGTGGACCTCGAGGGGAATCCCGTCACCGAGGAGCTACTGAACGAAGTCGGGGTCGAGCACTCCAAACCCATTCGCGCCGCCCACTTCGACGTCACCTTGGCCCAAGAGGGAGAGGTACCCATCGCCGCGCAGATCGACGGCGAGGAGCATCCCTGCTCCCACCAATTCCGCGTCGAAGTACTCACACGAGCCATCACCCTGATCGTCCCCGAAGCATTCGCGGACGTATCCCACCCGACCCCCTGA
- a CDS encoding HupE/UreJ family protein, giving the protein MRRQGQRRTLSRYVGLALCMAGLVLAWLAVARPALAHEIRPAVLALQEQAPGHFLVTWTSPVSALGTRQQVTPRYSAPCVRRMNELECGRAGLSWVEFDLADTKLRVVVQVRHANGRATTAVLSSAKPRLFLGEQGSARGPSLQLFRAYLELGVQHILSGLDHVLFVIALLLLVSAPRRIFWTITAFTLAHSLTLAVSALDYLRVPQAPVEATIALSILLVAAEILRDEQTWTRRFPWVVAFAFGLLHGFGFAGALREIGLPTAGLSLALASFNLGVELGQLLIVAVGLALARVLSRVPRLAHARAVLVYALGTAAGYWTLERCIALLA; this is encoded by the coding sequence ATGAGGCGGCAAGGGCAACGCCGCACCCTCTCGCGCTACGTCGGCCTCGCGCTGTGCATGGCGGGGCTCGTGCTGGCCTGGCTCGCCGTGGCACGCCCGGCCCTTGCGCACGAGATCCGTCCAGCGGTCCTCGCCCTGCAGGAACAGGCCCCCGGCCACTTTCTCGTGACCTGGACGTCGCCGGTCAGTGCGCTCGGCACCCGCCAGCAGGTGACGCCTCGCTATTCTGCGCCATGCGTGCGCCGCATGAACGAACTCGAGTGTGGGCGCGCAGGGCTGTCCTGGGTGGAGTTCGATCTTGCCGACACCAAGCTTCGCGTGGTGGTGCAAGTGCGCCACGCGAACGGTAGGGCGACGACCGCCGTCTTGAGCAGCGCCAAGCCACGATTGTTCCTCGGCGAGCAGGGGTCGGCGCGCGGGCCCTCCTTGCAGCTCTTTCGTGCCTACCTCGAACTCGGTGTTCAGCACATCCTCTCGGGATTGGACCACGTGCTGTTCGTCATTGCGCTCTTGCTGTTGGTGAGCGCGCCGCGCCGCATCTTCTGGACCATCACGGCCTTCACCCTTGCGCATAGCCTCACCCTTGCAGTCAGCGCGCTGGACTATCTGCGCGTACCGCAGGCCCCCGTCGAGGCGACGATCGCGCTGTCGATCTTGCTGGTGGCAGCGGAGATCCTTCGCGACGAGCAGACCTGGACGCGGCGCTTCCCCTGGGTCGTGGCCTTCGCCTTCGGGCTCCTCCATGGTTTCGGTTTCGCCGGCGCGCTGCGCGAGATTGGATTGCCGACGGCTGGTCTGTCGCTCGCGCTTGCAAGCTTCAACCTGGGCGTCGAACTCGGTCAGTTGCTCATCGTTGCCGTGGGTCTTGCTCTCGCGCGCGTGCTGAGTCGCGTGCCGCGTCTCGCTCACGCTCGCGCGGTGCTGGTCTACGCGCTCGGGACGGCTGCTGGTTACTGGACCCTCGAACGCTGCATCGCGCTCTTGGCGTGA
- a CDS encoding peptidylprolyl isomerase translates to MATELRRPWWREPVLHFLLLGGAIFLVDGHVRRGRADPTQIVVTQAVRGDILRAQSQLLGREPTPAEMERYIADWIRAEALYRESRRLGLDEGDSVVRDRLVYKLRQVEQSAIIAPEPSDDVLAAWLREHRAEYVEPLRLDFEQVLAAKETGASEARARELRERLARGESPVGLGDAFAPGQRHANRSSSYVARTFGEGFSAALVTMPIGEWTIAESIHGVHVVRVSKRSGGTEPTLARLRPMLVRDWKKAEQLRMLERRLDELAAKYHVEHE, encoded by the coding sequence ATGGCGACGGAGCTGAGGCGACCCTGGTGGCGCGAGCCCGTGCTGCACTTCCTTTTGCTCGGTGGCGCGATCTTCTTGGTGGACGGGCATGTGCGCCGTGGCCGCGCCGATCCCACGCAGATCGTCGTCACCCAGGCCGTCCGGGGTGACATTCTCCGTGCGCAGTCCCAGCTCCTTGGGCGCGAGCCCACGCCGGCCGAGATGGAACGCTACATTGCGGATTGGATTCGGGCCGAGGCGCTGTACCGCGAGAGTCGTCGGCTGGGCCTCGATGAAGGAGATTCGGTCGTTCGCGACCGGCTCGTCTACAAGCTGCGCCAGGTGGAGCAGAGCGCGATCATCGCTCCGGAGCCGTCAGACGACGTGCTCGCTGCCTGGCTGCGTGAACACCGGGCCGAGTACGTCGAACCCCTCCGCCTCGATTTCGAACAAGTCCTGGCCGCCAAGGAGACGGGGGCGAGCGAGGCTCGCGCACGCGAACTCCGTGAACGCTTGGCGCGCGGCGAATCCCCAGTGGGCCTCGGCGACGCTTTTGCCCCTGGCCAACGCCATGCGAATCGCAGCTCGAGCTACGTGGCCCGGACATTTGGCGAGGGTTTCAGCGCTGCCCTCGTGACGATGCCGATAGGGGAGTGGACGATTGCCGAGTCCATTCATGGCGTACACGTCGTGCGGGTGAGCAAGCGATCCGGCGGAACCGAGCCCACTCTCGCGCGCCTGCGTCCCATGTTGGTACGAGATTGGAAGAAGGCAGAGCAGCTGCGCATGCTGGAACGGCGGCTCGACGAGCTTGCAGCGAAGTACCACGTGGAGCACGAATGA
- a CDS encoding metallophosphoesterase, protein MRTLTHLGIPLFGLALATTLTVVSCGSDDSSSTPGTGSSSGTGATAGSGGNGGSGTGASAGSGASAGSGAAAGSGGSGGSGATGGAPGGGGSGNVAGATDQNLKVALFGDQGAGSNPRAVYKVALDEGADFIVALGDFDYKDDPNLWETDMTAVLGTEYPLFGVVGNHDTVAWSGYQKVLTTRMGKAAGAQCSGDVGNKQTCLYRGLRMVISGIGTLGSKTDHEQFIEQSLKADTSSLWKLCIWHQNQNDMQLGTKNDAIGWKAFQLCQDNGAIVAMGHEHSYGRTKTLTDLGNEAAGHGAKGQPGAMEVAVGSTFSFYNGLGGSSIRAYDSNLHDDDTWWATMYTNNKWVKNGVAQTGFTAKYGVLFLEFYVDGDPSKARGYFKNTAGETIDEFTIVRN, encoded by the coding sequence ATGCGCACACTCACTCATCTTGGGATTCCTCTGTTCGGCCTGGCCCTGGCTACCACTCTCACTGTCGTCAGCTGTGGTTCCGACGACAGCAGTTCCACGCCAGGAACCGGCTCGAGTAGCGGCACGGGCGCCACCGCGGGCAGCGGAGGCAATGGCGGCAGCGGCACGGGCGCGAGCGCAGGGTCCGGCGCTAGCGCAGGCTCCGGCGCTGCGGCGGGAAGCGGCGGAAGCGGCGGAAGCGGCGCCACCGGAGGCGCTCCGGGGGGCGGAGGCAGCGGGAATGTGGCCGGAGCAACGGATCAGAACTTGAAGGTAGCCCTGTTTGGTGATCAAGGCGCGGGGTCCAATCCGCGCGCGGTCTACAAGGTCGCCTTGGACGAGGGCGCAGACTTCATCGTGGCGTTGGGCGACTTCGACTACAAGGACGACCCCAACCTGTGGGAAACGGACATGACCGCCGTGCTCGGTACCGAGTACCCGTTGTTCGGCGTCGTCGGGAACCACGACACCGTGGCTTGGTCGGGCTACCAGAAGGTTCTGACGACCCGTATGGGCAAGGCGGCGGGCGCGCAGTGCAGCGGCGACGTCGGGAACAAGCAGACCTGCCTCTACCGCGGCCTGCGCATGGTGATTTCCGGCATCGGCACGCTAGGGTCGAAGACTGACCACGAGCAGTTCATCGAGCAGTCCCTGAAGGCAGACACCAGCAGCCTATGGAAGTTGTGCATTTGGCATCAGAACCAGAACGACATGCAGCTGGGGACGAAGAACGACGCGATCGGTTGGAAGGCATTCCAACTCTGCCAAGACAACGGCGCCATCGTCGCCATGGGCCACGAGCACAGCTACGGCCGCACCAAGACCCTGACGGATCTAGGCAACGAGGCGGCCGGACACGGCGCCAAAGGCCAACCGGGTGCGATGGAAGTCGCTGTGGGCTCGACCTTCTCCTTCTACAACGGACTCGGCGGGTCCAGCATTCGCGCCTACGACTCGAACCTTCACGATGACGACACTTGGTGGGCGACCATGTACACCAACAACAAGTGGGTGAAGAACGGCGTCGCGCAAACCGGCTTCACTGCAAAGTACGGTGTGCTGTTCTTGGAGTTCTACGTGGATGGCGACCCCAGCAAGGCTCGCGGCTATTTCAAGAACACCGCTGGCGAGACCATCGACGAGTTCACGATCGTGAGAAACTGA
- a CDS encoding response regulator, with protein MQRRVMIVDLAEDATFVVALRSGHVLAHSKDLDERGAQRLFADDEVEHLEVDRIAQQFADDVAAHFVAHKDGQLIDCNDAFVNLFGFASQQAAIASSFFERFPHETACRAFRSALDAHGRIRQQPVVLRACDGSEIHAVQNIVLRGDREGNGGVLRGYLLDQTEERRLARELQRAQRLEAIGRLAGGVAHDFNNLLTVILGYVSAVETRVGDRDRTMLAEARRAAERAAELTGRLLAFGRRQTLQLTALDVDTLLTGMLPLAQSLCGELVEIDTSLQSAGLTVRGDAGQLERAVMNLIVNARDAMPGGGRLRVRSSPFHPDADFRVEHPWAKAPSYVRIEVSDTGVGMSPNTLEHVFEPFYTTKALGEGTGLGLPAAQGIVEQHDGAIEVQSAQGRGTMVSMYLPADADASAARQPTQRDPLQGGSEKILIAEDEPMVRRALAQSLRSRGYQVLEAERGDQALQFALQGDLDLIVLDVVMPGLSGVSAYQRIRATHPRLPILLTSGYSDEEPSLQLSQDPNGYFIPKPYSPETMLRLVRRALDFFARGSASS; from the coding sequence GTGCAGCGCCGCGTGATGATCGTGGATCTGGCAGAGGACGCGACGTTCGTCGTGGCCCTGCGCTCTGGTCACGTTCTCGCCCATTCGAAGGATCTCGATGAGCGCGGCGCGCAGCGGCTGTTCGCCGACGATGAGGTCGAGCATCTGGAAGTCGATCGTATTGCACAGCAGTTCGCCGACGACGTTGCCGCGCACTTCGTGGCGCACAAAGACGGACAGCTCATCGACTGCAACGACGCGTTCGTCAACCTCTTTGGCTTCGCCTCCCAGCAGGCGGCCATCGCGAGTTCGTTCTTCGAGCGCTTCCCTCACGAGACCGCGTGTCGCGCCTTTCGCTCGGCTCTCGATGCCCACGGCCGCATTCGCCAGCAACCGGTCGTTCTACGTGCCTGCGATGGGAGTGAAATCCACGCCGTGCAGAACATCGTGCTGCGCGGAGATCGTGAGGGAAACGGTGGGGTACTTCGGGGCTACCTCCTGGACCAGACCGAAGAGCGGCGGCTGGCGCGAGAGCTCCAGCGTGCGCAGCGCCTGGAGGCAATCGGCCGCCTCGCAGGTGGGGTCGCCCACGACTTCAACAATCTTCTGACGGTCATCTTGGGCTATGTCAGCGCGGTCGAAACGCGTGTCGGAGACCGTGATCGCACCATGCTCGCGGAGGCACGGCGTGCTGCCGAACGTGCAGCAGAGCTCACGGGTCGATTGCTGGCCTTCGGTCGCCGGCAAACGCTCCAACTCACCGCTCTCGACGTCGACACGTTGCTCACGGGAATGCTACCGCTTGCACAGTCACTCTGTGGCGAGCTGGTGGAGATCGATACGTCTTTGCAGAGCGCAGGACTGACCGTGCGGGGAGACGCCGGTCAGCTCGAGCGAGCGGTGATGAATTTGATCGTGAACGCTCGGGATGCGATGCCAGGGGGAGGTCGGCTGCGCGTCCGAAGCAGTCCCTTCCATCCCGATGCCGACTTCCGCGTCGAGCACCCATGGGCCAAGGCGCCGAGCTACGTGCGCATTGAGGTTTCCGACACCGGTGTGGGCATGAGCCCGAACACGCTGGAACACGTGTTCGAGCCCTTTTACACCACCAAGGCGCTCGGAGAAGGCACAGGTCTCGGGTTGCCAGCAGCGCAGGGCATCGTCGAGCAGCACGACGGCGCGATCGAGGTACAAAGCGCCCAAGGCCGCGGCACGATGGTGAGCATGTACCTACCAGCCGACGCCGACGCGAGCGCCGCACGCCAACCCACCCAGCGCGACCCCTTGCAGGGCGGCAGTGAGAAGATCTTGATTGCGGAAGACGAGCCCATGGTCCGTCGCGCACTGGCGCAGTCTCTGCGTTCGCGCGGCTACCAAGTGCTCGAAGCGGAACGCGGCGACCAGGCACTCCAGTTCGCCCTCCAAGGCGACCTGGACTTGATCGTGTTGGACGTGGTGATGCCGGGACTCTCCGGGGTGTCGGCGTACCAGCGAATCCGGGCCACGCACCCGCGGCTGCCGATCCTTCTCACCAGTGGCTACTCGGACGAGGAGCCTTCGTTGCAGCTGAGCCAGGACCCAAACGGCTACTTCATTCCCAAGCCCTATTCCCCCGAAACCATGCTGCGGCTCGTGCGCCGCGCTCTCGATTTCTTCGCGCGTGGGAGCGCCTCTAGCTGA
- a CDS encoding protein kinase: MLNDALLDGRFRLLEEVARGGMGRVLRAEDSSTGDSVAIKLMTTTRPEAAERFQREAELLASLEHPAIVGYVAHGETSTGQLWLAMQWLRGSPLSERLRESALSLEDCVALLTRVASALAAAHAAGVVHRDIKPSNLMLVDGRPDSVVVLDFGIARLESGVDEVTATGEVVGSWAYMSPEQAMAQATLDARSDLFSLGCVAFECLSGRKAFNARQQTGILAKILLEDPPPPSTLNAAIPAALDDLTLRLLSKSPGSRPQSAAQVLNELQGLQNVADLPVRPRSVPPTGITGSERRLLSVVLARGVRDPDATIASNETSEHTRSVAMVAEIHGAGVHFLANGVLVLTLSGRGAPRDHAARAAQTALALQAREPRAMLAVSTGFGVLGSTLPVGSVIDRGVDALRHAAAGDIVVDATTRDLIAPDYTGMRRGDAFLLQGRRNDSELSRRVLSHAVPFVGRRQELAALSALIEQVLDEGCCRVALATGPAGSGKSRLLSEVLGAVEAKQLDVRVIRSRCEAFEFGAALAPVRRLLASALRSDESDAPAVRTALLERELRALGADGALNEDSHAFLAHLLGVEWRKDPRFVAAQRDARLMAEGQRRGVQGVLTALTSRQPVLLAIEDLHWLDGASVALLEHVLARMTDAPLALLGTARPELHTMHPGAFEQRSPLEVRLAPLSNKASQRIVRAVLGRDAAATLLADIVTRAQGNPFFLEELIRAASEGRQELPDTLLAMVQSRLDSLGTHHKRLLRAGSIFGERFRLEEAAALLGLDASRLPLDDLVAELTRKEILEPEQHGSALAFRHALLRDAAYAMLTEADRQLGHRLAAEWLAGAEPSEPFVIAEHFRKGGKPARAVPYYRASAAAALAAGTPERAVELADLALTCGDDGGELGALRSLEAEAQRMLARPELAGVAAEAALSQSSPQDAHYFVALRELALSSTQLGDYVAARSAADTLKRSGGSPELAPTRAVAVLRIATAMLEGIDVDEVDEWLEAELPTIAQLAHDDAQVRAWHHVYRSLSAHTRNDVATYVDETRCAHDALNELGDERSAAVFGMNLGFGLTKIGEGAQALEVLSAAREDAQRLGLLRTEVQVDTNLSYALLCMGNARASRDAALRAIDGAERLQVPTLGAVSHAYAALAALNLGDVDGALAHAHSAVTNARAQDALVPMTKAVLARAWLARGDVASALTEARSAAELVRSATTPVEDEVWTELAHTEAEQAAGNTAVARELATAAAEKLQRVAERLPATRQRQAFLELPMHRELIQLTARLAR, translated from the coding sequence TTGCTGAACGACGCACTCCTGGACGGCCGCTTCCGGCTCCTGGAAGAGGTGGCGCGCGGAGGTATGGGACGCGTGCTGCGAGCAGAGGACTCGTCGACGGGCGATAGCGTCGCCATCAAGTTGATGACGACCACGCGCCCCGAAGCGGCGGAGCGTTTCCAGCGAGAAGCAGAACTACTGGCTTCCCTCGAACACCCCGCCATCGTTGGCTACGTTGCCCATGGCGAGACGTCGACGGGGCAGCTGTGGTTGGCGATGCAGTGGCTTCGCGGTTCGCCCCTGTCCGAGCGCCTGAGGGAGTCCGCCCTGAGTCTCGAGGACTGCGTCGCGTTGCTGACCCGAGTAGCCAGCGCACTCGCCGCCGCTCACGCGGCGGGCGTAGTCCATCGTGACATCAAGCCCAGCAATCTAATGCTAGTGGATGGCCGTCCCGACTCCGTGGTCGTTCTCGACTTCGGCATTGCTCGACTCGAGAGTGGCGTCGATGAAGTCACAGCGACCGGTGAAGTGGTTGGCAGCTGGGCCTACATGTCGCCCGAGCAAGCGATGGCACAAGCCACGCTCGACGCGCGCAGCGATCTATTCTCGCTTGGCTGCGTCGCCTTCGAATGCCTGAGCGGACGCAAGGCATTCAACGCCCGCCAGCAAACCGGCATCTTGGCGAAGATCCTGCTGGAAGACCCGCCCCCGCCTAGCACGCTGAATGCGGCCATTCCCGCTGCCCTCGACGATCTGACTCTGCGCCTGTTGAGCAAGTCCCCGGGAAGTCGCCCGCAATCCGCGGCGCAAGTGCTGAACGAACTCCAAGGTCTGCAGAACGTGGCAGACCTCCCGGTACGGCCCCGTAGCGTTCCGCCGACCGGTATCACCGGCAGCGAACGGCGCCTGCTCTCCGTCGTGCTCGCGCGTGGGGTTCGGGATCCGGATGCCACGATCGCGTCGAACGAAACCAGTGAACATACTCGCTCCGTCGCGATGGTGGCGGAGATCCATGGCGCAGGCGTCCATTTTCTCGCCAACGGTGTGCTCGTGCTCACCCTCTCGGGTCGTGGCGCACCTCGGGACCATGCCGCGCGTGCAGCTCAAACTGCGCTGGCGCTGCAAGCTCGAGAACCCAGGGCCATGCTGGCCGTGTCCACGGGATTCGGCGTGCTGGGAAGCACGCTGCCCGTCGGCTCGGTAATCGACCGTGGCGTCGACGCGCTACGCCACGCCGCCGCTGGCGACATCGTCGTCGACGCGACGACCCGGGATCTCATCGCGCCCGACTACACCGGCATGAGGCGAGGCGACGCTTTTCTTCTGCAAGGCCGGCGGAACGACAGCGAACTCAGCCGTCGGGTGTTGAGTCACGCCGTGCCCTTCGTAGGTCGACGTCAAGAGCTGGCTGCGCTCTCCGCTCTGATCGAGCAGGTGCTGGACGAGGGCTGCTGCCGCGTCGCCCTCGCCACGGGCCCGGCGGGCTCCGGCAAGTCTCGACTGCTGTCGGAAGTCCTCGGCGCCGTAGAGGCGAAGCAACTCGACGTCAGAGTGATCCGCAGTCGCTGCGAGGCCTTCGAGTTCGGAGCAGCCCTCGCGCCGGTGAGGCGACTGCTGGCCAGCGCGCTTCGTTCCGACGAATCCGATGCCCCTGCGGTGCGCACCGCGCTACTGGAACGGGAGCTCCGGGCGCTCGGCGCGGACGGCGCGCTCAACGAGGATAGCCACGCTTTCTTGGCTCACTTGCTCGGTGTCGAGTGGCGCAAGGATCCGCGGTTCGTGGCGGCGCAACGCGATGCGCGACTCATGGCTGAAGGGCAGCGACGGGGCGTTCAAGGCGTGCTGACCGCGCTCACCTCCCGGCAGCCGGTGTTGCTCGCCATCGAGGACTTGCATTGGCTGGACGGTGCCAGCGTCGCGCTGCTCGAGCACGTCCTAGCGCGCATGACTGACGCACCGCTCGCTCTACTTGGGACGGCGCGTCCCGAGTTGCACACGATGCACCCGGGTGCCTTCGAGCAGAGAAGTCCCCTGGAAGTCCGTCTGGCACCCCTGAGCAACAAGGCCTCGCAGCGCATCGTCCGAGCGGTGCTCGGACGGGATGCCGCCGCAACGCTGCTGGCCGACATAGTGACTCGAGCTCAGGGCAATCCCTTTTTCCTGGAGGAACTCATCCGCGCCGCTTCCGAGGGGCGCCAGGAGCTGCCCGACACGCTGCTGGCCATGGTGCAGTCGCGACTCGACAGTCTTGGAACGCATCACAAACGGCTGCTTCGCGCTGGTTCGATCTTTGGCGAGCGCTTTCGCCTCGAGGAAGCGGCCGCACTGCTCGGCCTGGACGCGTCGCGCCTGCCCCTGGACGACCTCGTCGCCGAGTTGACCCGCAAGGAAATCCTCGAACCCGAGCAGCACGGCTCCGCGCTAGCTTTTCGCCACGCTCTGCTGCGAGACGCCGCCTACGCCATGCTCACGGAAGCCGACCGCCAGCTGGGTCACCGCCTGGCCGCCGAGTGGCTCGCGGGCGCCGAGCCCAGCGAGCCCTTCGTGATCGCCGAGCACTTTCGCAAGGGAGGAAAACCAGCTCGCGCGGTGCCCTACTACCGGGCCTCGGCGGCCGCCGCCCTGGCTGCGGGCACTCCGGAGCGCGCGGTCGAACTCGCCGATCTCGCCCTCACGTGCGGCGATGACGGAGGTGAACTCGGCGCGCTGCGCAGCCTCGAAGCGGAAGCACAACGTATGTTGGCGCGACCCGAGTTGGCCGGAGTTGCGGCCGAAGCGGCGCTCAGTCAGTCGTCGCCACAGGACGCACACTACTTCGTCGCGCTGCGGGAGTTGGCGCTGTCTTCGACGCAATTGGGAGACTACGTGGCCGCGCGAAGCGCTGCCGACACTTTGAAACGCAGCGGCGGCAGTCCAGAGCTGGCACCCACTCGTGCAGTAGCCGTTCTGCGCATCGCGACTGCCATGCTGGAGGGCATTGACGTCGACGAGGTCGACGAGTGGCTCGAAGCTGAGCTGCCGACCATCGCCCAGTTGGCACACGATGACGCGCAGGTGCGAGCGTGGCACCACGTCTACCGCTCGCTTTCCGCGCATACGAGAAACGACGTTGCTACCTATGTCGACGAGACTCGCTGCGCCCATGACGCACTGAACGAACTCGGCGACGAGCGCAGTGCGGCCGTCTTCGGGATGAACCTCGGCTTTGGGCTCACGAAGATCGGCGAGGGCGCGCAGGCGTTGGAAGTGCTGAGCGCTGCGCGCGAAGACGCCCAACGCCTCGGTCTGTTGCGTACCGAGGTCCAAGTGGACACGAACCTCAGCTACGCCCTCTTGTGCATGGGCAACGCGCGCGCGTCCCGAGACGCTGCACTGCGAGCGATTGACGGGGCCGAACGCCTGCAAGTTCCGACTCTGGGCGCCGTCAGCCACGCCTACGCCGCGCTGGCAGCTCTGAACCTGGGTGATGTGGACGGAGCGCTCGCTCACGCGCACTCCGCCGTGACGAATGCACGAGCTCAGGACGCCCTCGTGCCCATGACCAAAGCCGTGTTGGCGCGCGCGTGGCTCGCCCGAGGCGATGTGGCCTCGGCGCTGACTGAAGCCAGATCGGCCGCAGAGCTAGTGCGCAGCGCTACTACACCGGTGGAAGACGAAGTGTGGACCGAACTGGCCCACACCGAAGCCGAGCAAGCCGCCGGCAATACCGCTGTGGCTCGGGAGCTTGCGACCGCAGCGGCGGAAAAGCTCCAGCGCGTTGCGGAGAGGCTGCCCGCTACGCGTCAACGACAGGCCTTCCTCGAGCTACCGATGCACCGCGAGTTGATCCAGCTCACGGCGCGCCTGGCGCGATGA